A genomic segment from Syntrophotalea acetylenivorans encodes:
- a CDS encoding roadblock/LC7 domain-containing protein, with protein MPFKQLLDELIDSVPGASGAIIADWEGEAVDHVARMDDYELRVIGAHKGIILGNLRQVMSRLQEDQLQEVVIATNDAQILIMPVTHDYFLVLVTRRDAVVGRALYASRRCVEELKKEIA; from the coding sequence ATGCCTTTCAAGCAATTGTTGGATGAATTGATCGACAGTGTTCCCGGAGCTTCCGGGGCCATCATTGCCGACTGGGAAGGGGAGGCGGTAGACCACGTCGCCCGAATGGACGACTATGAATTGCGGGTAATCGGTGCCCACAAGGGCATCATCCTTGGTAATCTGCGCCAGGTGATGAGCCGCCTGCAGGAAGATCAGTTGCAGGAGGTGGTGATTGCCACCAACGACGCTCAGATTTTGATTATGCCGGTAACCCACGACTATTTTCTGGTATTGGTCACCCGTCGTGATGCGGTGGTAGGTCGTGCTCTGTATGCTTCGCGCCGCTGCGTGGAAGAGTTGAAAAAAGAGATTGCCTGA
- a CDS encoding 5-formyltetrahydrofolate cyclo-ligase, giving the protein MPKRSIRADLLARRKHLAAETCLSHSLQIQQRLLQSAEFQSAAAVALYSPILNEVFTEQLFRAARIAGKLIAYPRVRGADLEFVQVAEAADLVPGSFGVLEPTGDQLLSPADLDMVVVPGVGFDRQGGRLGYGKGFYDRGLHCFRRPGYLVGLCFELQLLDKLPAENHDVHMDIIITEKGRYDLDSSSPSVSQFSSI; this is encoded by the coding sequence ATGCCCAAGAGATCCATCAGGGCCGATTTGCTGGCCCGACGTAAGCACCTGGCGGCCGAAACCTGCCTGAGTCACAGCCTGCAGATTCAGCAGCGATTGCTGCAGTCCGCCGAATTCCAATCGGCGGCGGCTGTCGCGCTCTACAGTCCGATTTTGAACGAGGTTTTTACCGAACAACTGTTTCGCGCGGCGCGCATTGCCGGAAAGTTGATCGCCTATCCACGGGTGCGGGGTGCTGATCTGGAGTTTGTGCAGGTCGCAGAGGCTGCTGATCTTGTCCCCGGCTCCTTCGGTGTGTTGGAGCCGACCGGTGATCAGCTGCTTTCCCCGGCGGATCTCGATATGGTGGTGGTTCCCGGGGTGGGGTTCGATCGCCAGGGCGGACGCCTGGGGTATGGCAAAGGGTTTTACGATCGCGGTCTGCATTGTTTCCGGCGTCCAGGGTATTTGGTCGGATTGTGTTTTGAATTGCAACTGCTGGATAAGTTGCCGGCAGAGAATCACGATGTACACATGGATATAATTATCACCGAAAAGGGGCGTTACGATCTTGATTCATCCTCCCCGTCGGTTTCGCAGTTTTCATCAATCTGA
- the smc gene encoding chromosome segregation protein SMC, protein MQIKRLEIVGFKSFVDRVSLDFNEGIAAVVGPNGCGKSNILDAIRWVMGEQSAKKLRGRSMEDVIFGGSETRKPVGMAEVSMIFSNEQGLGPPAIRDYPEIMVTRRLYRNGDSEYRLNKTPCRLLDITELFMDTGVGARAYSIIEQGKIGMILNAKPEDRRFLIEEAAGISKFKARKQSALRKIDATRQNLLRLRDIISEVRRQLNALKRQARKAEQYRDYREELKSIEVGLAAERYRELDAQQAAEETAHRERSRRRDALDMHLQKEELEFEKLRLLQANAEKELAQKQEQFFHLTASIQKVESRIDFDQKAIAGLQRQQERLVSELESLGQQLAETDHEETVLRSSESNFEADLARETERLANGEAALAALAAADEAALRTLEEDRQTLFALSGELSRLDNRSEEVQRHQQALAEKHSRNTQEQKSIQEQQDQLQKRVVDQQGALGQWRLGRAELQQNLEEAKFQIQRVRQQMEEGESLLLQRQEVLSRRRSRLESLRDLESNLEGYQEGVQTLMADTDWYECCDGLVADLLEVPAGYEVALEAVLGDRLQALLPNSSEDVWPALELLRSKGGRGAFLLPEADFAQAEGLAVKGGVPLNSLISPKAGAEQAVSALLEGLFLVEELDPFLQVPLPWGVTLVTPGGDCLSHRGLLQGGANSALNAGLLHKRREMKELATEVDSLEQELAELHRQRQQQKDLLAEAEGALQELASSLHAQELRLADGEKDLARLLDDSRRLKERVELLKFEEEQLSEETAALQQELVTAESGRSEQEQRKAELEQAVAVHQADLQERRLALARARDEVTALKVALAGLRERGEGNRRNLQRLNKLRQEAQQRLLGLRQQQKEAVEELEQLQQAVERHRLELDVLLRRRDEESTLQDTVKDRFEESAQGLRDREVDLKELRKQQAVLQEELTQSQVKLREIELETGHLLQTVLDRYRVDLSQEPTETRSFDEAEAEKRLQELRRLLDDMGEVNLMAIEEFSELEERWTFLTEQEQDLQNSMESLQSAIAKINRTTRKRFRETFDQVNKRFQEVFPRLFLGGKAELKLTDEQDLLETGIDIAVQPPGKKLQSVNLLSGGEKALTAVALIFAIFLIKPSPFCILDEVDAPLDDANISRFNGMVKEMSSNSQFIIITHNKRTMAVANTLYGVTMESPGVSKLVSVRINDF, encoded by the coding sequence ATGCAGATCAAGCGCCTCGAAATAGTCGGTTTTAAGTCTTTCGTCGATCGGGTCAGTCTCGATTTTAACGAAGGCATTGCTGCGGTCGTTGGTCCCAACGGTTGCGGCAAAAGCAATATCCTCGATGCTATCCGATGGGTTATGGGGGAGCAGAGCGCCAAAAAGCTCCGAGGCCGCTCCATGGAGGATGTCATCTTCGGCGGCAGCGAGACGCGTAAGCCGGTGGGTATGGCCGAAGTGTCGATGATTTTTTCCAATGAACAGGGTCTTGGTCCCCCCGCTATTCGCGATTATCCAGAAATCATGGTGACCCGCCGGCTCTATCGCAACGGTGACAGTGAATACCGGCTGAACAAGACGCCCTGCCGGTTGCTCGATATTACCGAACTGTTTATGGATACCGGTGTCGGAGCACGAGCCTATTCGATCATCGAACAAGGCAAGATCGGCATGATTCTCAATGCCAAGCCCGAAGATCGCCGCTTTTTGATCGAAGAGGCCGCCGGCATCAGCAAGTTTAAAGCCCGTAAACAGTCAGCTCTAAGAAAAATCGATGCGACGCGACAGAACCTGTTGCGTTTGCGGGATATCATCAGCGAGGTGCGCCGGCAGCTTAACGCTCTTAAACGTCAAGCGCGCAAGGCAGAGCAATACCGGGACTATCGTGAAGAGTTGAAGTCCATCGAGGTTGGTCTGGCAGCAGAACGCTATCGGGAGCTGGATGCGCAGCAGGCAGCGGAGGAAACTGCTCATCGTGAACGAAGCCGCAGGCGGGATGCACTGGATATGCATCTGCAAAAAGAAGAGCTGGAATTCGAAAAACTGCGTTTATTGCAGGCCAATGCGGAAAAAGAACTGGCACAAAAGCAGGAACAGTTCTTCCATTTGACCGCTTCGATTCAGAAGGTCGAATCGCGCATTGATTTTGATCAGAAGGCGATCGCAGGCCTGCAACGTCAGCAGGAACGTCTGGTGTCTGAGCTCGAAAGTCTTGGTCAGCAGTTGGCCGAGACCGATCACGAAGAAACCGTTCTGCGTTCCAGTGAATCGAATTTCGAAGCCGACTTGGCCCGCGAGACAGAGCGATTGGCCAATGGCGAGGCCGCTCTTGCGGCCCTTGCGGCCGCCGACGAAGCGGCGCTCAGAACCCTCGAGGAAGACCGACAAACCCTGTTTGCCCTCAGTGGTGAATTGTCCCGCCTGGATAATCGCAGCGAAGAAGTGCAACGTCATCAGCAGGCCCTGGCGGAAAAACATTCCCGTAATACGCAGGAACAAAAATCAATCCAGGAACAACAGGACCAGCTTCAGAAGCGGGTCGTCGATCAGCAGGGAGCTTTGGGCCAGTGGCGGCTGGGGCGTGCCGAACTGCAACAGAACCTGGAAGAAGCAAAATTTCAGATTCAACGCGTTCGACAGCAGATGGAAGAGGGGGAGTCGCTGCTTTTGCAGCGTCAGGAAGTACTCAGCCGCCGACGTTCGCGCCTGGAGTCCCTGCGGGATCTGGAGAGCAACCTGGAGGGTTACCAGGAGGGGGTCCAGACTTTGATGGCTGACACGGATTGGTACGAGTGTTGCGATGGCCTGGTCGCCGATTTGCTAGAGGTTCCGGCCGGTTATGAAGTGGCCCTGGAAGCGGTGTTGGGCGATCGGCTGCAGGCTCTGTTGCCAAACAGTAGTGAAGATGTCTGGCCGGCTTTGGAGCTTTTGCGCAGCAAAGGCGGGCGAGGTGCCTTTTTGCTGCCGGAAGCCGATTTTGCTCAGGCAGAGGGTCTGGCCGTGAAGGGCGGGGTTCCCCTCAACAGCTTGATTAGCCCGAAAGCGGGCGCAGAACAGGCCGTTTCTGCCTTGCTGGAAGGATTGTTTTTGGTCGAGGAACTTGACCCCTTTTTGCAAGTGCCCCTGCCTTGGGGGGTAACTTTGGTGACCCCTGGCGGGGACTGTCTTTCCCATCGTGGTTTGTTGCAGGGCGGAGCCAATAGCGCTCTTAATGCCGGTTTACTGCACAAGCGGCGGGAGATGAAAGAGTTGGCCACGGAAGTGGACAGCCTGGAGCAGGAATTAGCGGAGCTGCATCGCCAGCGGCAGCAGCAAAAGGACTTGCTGGCCGAGGCCGAAGGGGCTCTGCAGGAGCTCGCCAGTTCCTTGCATGCTCAGGAACTACGCCTGGCCGACGGGGAAAAAGATCTGGCCCGTTTGCTCGATGATTCCCGCCGGCTTAAGGAGCGGGTCGAGTTGCTGAAGTTTGAAGAAGAGCAACTTAGCGAAGAGACGGCCGCCCTGCAGCAAGAACTGGTCACGGCAGAGAGTGGCCGTAGCGAACAGGAACAACGGAAGGCCGAGCTTGAGCAGGCAGTGGCCGTACATCAGGCGGACTTGCAGGAAAGGCGCCTCGCTTTGGCCAGGGCCCGCGATGAAGTGACCGCCCTTAAGGTGGCTTTGGCCGGATTAAGGGAACGGGGCGAGGGTAATCGCCGAAATCTGCAACGGTTGAATAAATTGCGTCAGGAGGCGCAGCAGCGCTTGCTCGGTTTGCGGCAACAGCAGAAAGAAGCTGTCGAGGAGCTGGAGCAGTTGCAGCAGGCCGTGGAACGTCACCGGCTCGAATTGGATGTCCTTTTACGGCGGCGTGATGAGGAATCGACGCTCCAGGATACTGTTAAAGACCGTTTTGAAGAGAGCGCTCAAGGCTTGCGAGATCGCGAAGTGGATCTTAAGGAACTACGCAAACAGCAGGCCGTCTTGCAGGAGGAGTTGACTCAAAGCCAGGTCAAGTTGCGTGAAATAGAACTGGAAACGGGGCATTTGCTGCAAACGGTTCTCGACCGCTATCGCGTTGATCTGTCGCAGGAGCCGACAGAGACTCGATCTTTTGACGAGGCTGAGGCAGAAAAGCGTTTGCAAGAGTTGCGTCGTCTTTTGGACGACATGGGGGAGGTCAATCTGATGGCCATCGAGGAGTTTAGCGAGCTGGAAGAACGCTGGACTTTCTTGACCGAGCAAGAACAGGATTTGCAGAACTCCATGGAGTCATTGCAATCAGCTATCGCCAAGATCAACCGGACCACGCGCAAGCGCTTTCGGGAAACCTTTGATCAGGTCAACAAGCGATTTCAAGAAGTTTTTCCCCGCCTTTTCCTGGGGGGGAAAGCAGAGTTGAAGCTTACCGATGAACAGGACCTGCTGGAGACGGGCATCGATATAGCGGTGCAGCCTCCCGGCAAGAAGCTGCAGAGTGTAAATTTGCTCTCCGGTGGGGAAAAGGCACTGACGGCGGTAGCGTTGATTTTTGCCATCTTTCTCATCAAGCCTTCGCCCTTTTGTATCCTCGATGAGGTCGATGCGCCGCTTGACGATGCCAATATCAGTCGTTTTAACGGTATGGTGAAGGAAATGTCGAGTAATTCGCAGTTTATTATTATTACTCACAACAAAAGGACCATGGCGGTTGCCAATACCTTGTATGGCGTGACCATGGAGTCGCCCGGGGTTTCGAAGCTGGTCTCGGTGCGCATCAACGACTTTTAG
- a CDS encoding cell division protein ZapB, which yields MDLSIVLRLEEKIDQLLARKQGLEEQCRQLAAEKAALLQEKEQFGIELDRILAKLDGLGQEMP from the coding sequence GTGGACTTAAGTATCGTTCTTCGATTGGAAGAAAAGATCGATCAGCTTCTGGCTCGCAAGCAGGGTCTGGAGGAGCAGTGTCGACAGCTGGCTGCCGAAAAGGCCGCTCTGCTACAGGAAAAAGAACAGTTCGGCATTGAACTGGACAGAATTCTTGCCAAGCTGGATGGTCTGGGTCAGGAAATGCCTTGA
- a CDS encoding cell division protein ZapA yields MKHAVQVNILGQQYTVKSAASPEEVQRVEDFVNGQVAEVAAGKSVDTLNSAILALMNIGGAYLRLQDTVAEREQAEGRLQELLLRLERACPDDGCV; encoded by the coding sequence TTGAAGCATGCGGTTCAGGTTAACATCCTCGGCCAGCAATATACGGTAAAGAGTGCTGCGTCGCCGGAAGAAGTTCAACGTGTTGAGGACTTTGTCAACGGTCAGGTTGCAGAGGTTGCGGCCGGTAAATCCGTCGATACGCTGAACTCGGCCATTTTGGCTCTGATGAATATTGGCGGAGCGTATTTGCGTCTTCAAGACACGGTCGCCGAGCGAGAGCAGGCCGAAGGGCGTTTGCAGGAATTGCTGTTGCGCCTTGAGCGTGCGTGCCCCGATGACGGATGTGTTTGA
- the ftsY gene encoding signal recognition particle-docking protein FtsY: MEWFSRWKLVVVEWLAQAGVPEEQRATMALALFIVLAGLGLLLTGWLAVRLLKKPSVPAVEEQAVEPTVAEQEIIEPASAEESASLVEADDALQEPPVEPVVEESKDALIEESAPEEVVPPSEEIVSSPETEVAPVEEEVAPAITEAPPVEEVAAPEPEVPVKVSLFERMRAGLAKTQASLVGRIDALLSSSQSIDEDLMEELEEVLVTADFGMQTTMGLMQSLEERISAGEAADPQALRGLLKDEIRQRLRLEAAPLDLESSTPYVIMVVGVNGVGKTTTIGKLAHQFVSQGKTVLLGAGDTFRAAAAEQLTVWGERAGVEVIRQESGSDPAAVAFDAAKAAVARKADVLILDTAGRLHTKVNLMEELKKIRRVLDREIPGAPHETLLVVDATTGQNALVQARLFQEAVEVSGLALTKLDGTARGGMLVAIGNELGLPVRYVGIGEGMEDLRPFDPDLFVEALFEQQG; encoded by the coding sequence ATGGAATGGTTTTCCCGTTGGAAATTGGTTGTCGTTGAATGGTTGGCTCAAGCCGGTGTGCCGGAAGAGCAGCGGGCGACCATGGCATTGGCTCTGTTTATTGTTTTGGCGGGTCTTGGCCTGCTGCTGACCGGTTGGCTGGCGGTGCGTTTGCTTAAAAAGCCTTCCGTGCCTGCGGTGGAAGAACAAGCAGTAGAACCAACCGTTGCGGAGCAGGAAATTATTGAGCCGGCATCAGCGGAGGAATCTGCGTCGCTGGTCGAGGCGGATGATGCTCTGCAGGAGCCGCCTGTAGAGCCGGTTGTTGAGGAGAGCAAAGACGCATTAATTGAGGAATCTGCGCCGGAAGAGGTGGTCCCTCCTTCGGAGGAGATTGTTTCATCGCCTGAAACCGAGGTGGCGCCTGTCGAGGAAGAAGTCGCCCCTGCGATAACAGAGGCGCCACCCGTTGAAGAAGTTGCAGCTCCTGAGCCGGAGGTCCCGGTTAAGGTTAGCCTTTTCGAACGTATGCGGGCTGGTCTGGCCAAGACTCAGGCCTCTCTTGTGGGACGCATCGATGCCCTGCTGAGCAGCTCTCAGAGTATCGATGAAGATCTCATGGAAGAATTGGAAGAAGTGCTGGTGACTGCCGATTTCGGTATGCAGACTACCATGGGCCTGATGCAGTCGCTGGAGGAACGTATCTCCGCCGGTGAGGCTGCCGACCCTCAGGCGCTGCGCGGTTTGCTGAAAGACGAAATTCGCCAGCGGCTGAGATTGGAGGCGGCTCCCCTGGATCTCGAAAGTTCGACGCCGTATGTCATTATGGTGGTCGGAGTCAACGGTGTGGGTAAAACCACCACCATCGGCAAGCTGGCCCATCAGTTCGTTAGTCAGGGCAAGACCGTTCTGCTCGGTGCCGGCGATACCTTTCGGGCGGCCGCAGCTGAGCAGTTGACTGTTTGGGGAGAACGGGCCGGGGTCGAGGTGATTCGTCAGGAGTCCGGGTCCGACCCTGCCGCCGTGGCTTTTGATGCGGCCAAGGCAGCGGTGGCACGCAAGGCCGATGTGCTGATCCTTGATACCGCCGGCCGTCTGCATACCAAAGTTAACCTGATGGAAGAGTTAAAGAAGATCCGCCGAGTACTTGATCGGGAGATACCTGGCGCGCCTCACGAGACTCTTTTGGTAGTCGATGCCACAACGGGCCAGAATGCTCTGGTGCAGGCCCGCTTATTCCAGGAGGCTGTGGAAGTATCCGGTTTGGCTTTGACCAAGCTTGATGGCACTGCCCGGGGCGGGATGCTGGTGGCGATCGGCAACGAACTCGGTTTGCCCGTGCGTTACGTAGGCATCGGTGAAGGGATGGAAGATCTGCGGCCCTTTGATCCGGATCTTTTTGTCGAGGCATTGTTTGAACAGCAGGGATAA
- the rny gene encoding ribonuclease Y, with protein sequence MSIEIVFLLVGVAVVAGAVIGTILRNRISGSQVAAAKQTASQILTEADKEADIVRKEAAIQAKDALLAAKAEWEGEAKEMRRELQAQEKRLLQREENIDRKMTQLEEREGALSRREKHLGGQEDRVKELESEVDKLIAEQTRRLEGLSGLSAEEARQQLMANMESQARHDCAKRIKQIEDEARETADKKAKEVLALAVQRYAGDYVAEKAVSVVALPSDEMKGRIIGREGRNIRAIEAATGIDLIIDDTPEAVIISGFNPVRREVARISLERLITDGRIHPARIEEVVQKATEEVDNSIREAGEQATFDVGVHGIHPEVIKLVGRLKYRTSYGQNVLQHSIEVAFLCGIMAAELGINVKQAKRAGLLHDIGKAVDHEIEGSHAVIGADLARKYGESPKVVHALAAHHEDEKPSTVLAVLVQAADALSGARPGARREMLETYVKRLADLERIGTSFKGVTSCFAIQAGREIRVMVASDKVSDVESHVLAKDIAHKVEGEMTYPGQIKVNVIRETRAVEYAK encoded by the coding sequence TTGAGTATAGAGATTGTGTTTTTATTGGTCGGTGTCGCCGTCGTTGCAGGAGCCGTGATCGGGACGATTCTGCGTAATAGAATTTCCGGGTCTCAGGTCGCCGCAGCCAAGCAGACGGCCAGTCAAATTCTGACCGAGGCGGATAAGGAAGCGGATATTGTTCGCAAGGAAGCGGCTATTCAAGCGAAAGACGCCCTCCTTGCAGCCAAGGCTGAGTGGGAAGGTGAAGCCAAGGAGATGCGCCGCGAGCTGCAAGCTCAGGAGAAACGGCTACTGCAGCGTGAAGAAAATATTGATCGGAAAATGACCCAGCTTGAGGAGCGCGAAGGAGCGTTGAGCCGGCGTGAAAAGCATCTTGGTGGCCAGGAAGACCGGGTCAAGGAGCTGGAATCGGAGGTTGATAAGCTGATCGCTGAGCAGACAAGGCGCCTGGAGGGTTTGTCCGGACTTAGCGCCGAAGAAGCCAGGCAACAGCTCATGGCCAACATGGAGAGTCAGGCTCGTCATGACTGTGCCAAGCGCATCAAGCAGATCGAAGATGAAGCCCGTGAAACTGCCGACAAGAAAGCCAAAGAAGTTTTGGCGCTGGCGGTACAGCGTTACGCCGGCGACTACGTGGCCGAAAAGGCGGTCAGCGTGGTGGCTCTGCCCTCGGACGAAATGAAAGGGCGAATCATCGGCCGCGAAGGTCGGAACATTCGTGCTATTGAAGCGGCAACCGGTATCGACCTGATTATCGACGATACGCCCGAGGCGGTGATTATCTCCGGTTTCAACCCGGTGCGGCGTGAAGTGGCGCGTATCTCTTTGGAGCGCTTGATCACAGATGGCCGTATTCATCCTGCCCGTATCGAGGAAGTTGTTCAGAAGGCTACCGAGGAGGTAGATAACTCCATTCGTGAGGCGGGAGAACAGGCGACCTTCGACGTTGGCGTACATGGTATCCATCCCGAAGTGATCAAGCTTGTTGGCCGCCTCAAGTATCGCACCTCCTATGGCCAGAACGTTCTGCAGCACTCCATCGAGGTAGCCTTTTTGTGCGGCATCATGGCTGCTGAGTTGGGTATCAATGTTAAACAGGCCAAGCGAGCCGGGCTGCTGCACGATATCGGCAAGGCCGTCGATCATGAGATCGAAGGTTCCCACGCGGTTATCGGTGCCGACCTGGCCCGTAAATACGGTGAGTCGCCTAAGGTGGTCCATGCCCTGGCCGCCCACCATGAAGATGAAAAGCCTTCTACCGTGTTGGCGGTATTGGTACAGGCTGCCGATGCTCTTTCCGGAGCGCGCCCCGGAGCGCGGCGTGAGATGCTGGAAACCTACGTTAAGCGCCTTGCTGACCTGGAGCGTATCGGGACCTCCTTTAAAGGCGTCACCAGTTGTTTCGCTATTCAGGCCGGTCGGGAAATACGGGTCATGGTCGCCAGCGACAAGGTTTCCGATGTGGAGTCTCATGTTCTGGCCAAGGATATCGCCCATAAGGTCGAAGGCGAAATGACTTATCCCGGGCAGATTAAAGTCAACGTGATCCGTGAGACTCGGGCCGTCGAATACGCCAAGTAG